TCCATTTTGACGCTTCTGATTGTTGCGCTGGCTTGCGGCACAGCCTTCGCTGCCGACCCCCTCGAAAATTTCAAGCCAAAATTTGATCCCAGCTCCGCCGAGTACACCTATCTTCTTTCCAACATTTCCCATCCGGCGATTGCGGGCGTTGCCAACGGGTACCACATTCGCGACAAGGTCTGGGAGCGCAGCAACGGACGTCTCTTCGTGGATTACCGTCCCCTGGCCCAGCTCGGCGGTGAAAAAGACGTGATCAGCAAACTGAAACTGGGAGCCGTCCAGGGGATGCTCTGTTCTTCCGTGGCCGCCGCCAACGTCGCCCCCCAGCTGGGGGTCGTCAACTTACCCTTTGTCGTCGATTCCTTCGACAAACTGGAGAAGTTCCGCAATAACGAGAAACTTTTCGGCGAGTTCCGCAAGAGCGCCCTGCCCCAGGGAATCATGGTCGCCGACATCGTCAATTACGGAACTTACGGCTGGGCCACCACTGTCCCGGTCAGTTCCGTCAAAGAGGCCGCCAACGTGAATTTCCGCATCGCAGAGGCACCGGTCAATGCCGACATCTACAAGGCCTGGGGCCTTAAGTTTACCGTCATGCCCTGGCCCGATGTTCCTCAGGCCCTGCAGACTGGCGTCATTGACGGCCTCGACCACACCGCCATCGTCTGCAATCTCACCAAGAAGTTCGAGATCGCCAAGAACTTCACCGAAGTCAACTACGCTCAGGGACTCTTCATTCATCTCATCAACAAGAGCTGGTTCGACAAACTCCCCGCCGACCTGCAGAAGATCCTGATGGAGGTCATTGAGGAGGAGAGCACCAAAACCCGTCAGGCGACCCGCGAACAACAGGATGCCCAGATCGCAGCCGCCAAAGCCAATGGCGTCAAATTCTTCCCGCTCTCTCCTGAGGACAAGCAGGCGCTTATCCAGAAAACCGGCCCGGTTTA
The Desulfuromonas sp. TF DNA segment above includes these coding regions:
- a CDS encoding TRAP transporter substrate-binding protein, which translates into the protein MKVKFFGRSILTLLIVALACGTAFAADPLENFKPKFDPSSAEYTYLLSNISHPAIAGVANGYHIRDKVWERSNGRLFVDYRPLAQLGGEKDVISKLKLGAVQGMLCSSVAAANVAPQLGVVNLPFVVDSFDKLEKFRNNEKLFGEFRKSALPQGIMVADIVNYGTYGWATTVPVSSVKEAANVNFRIAEAPVNADIYKAWGLKFTVMPWPDVPQALQTGVIDGLDHTAIVCNLTKKFEIAKNFTEVNYAQGLFIHLINKSWFDKLPADLQKILMEVIEEESTKTRQATREQQDAQIAAAKANGVKFFPLSPEDKQALIQKTGPVYEKWGERIGKDYLNEMRSL